A part of Eschrichtius robustus isolate mEscRob2 chromosome 20, mEscRob2.pri, whole genome shotgun sequence genomic DNA contains:
- the ETV4 gene encoding ETS translocation variant 4 isoform X5, which produces MQLPGPCPPAPSQHHPSLLSCLFPPAQVPDSDEQFVPDFHSENLAFHSPTTRIKKEPQSPHTERALPCSRKPSLSYHHGEQCLYSSAYDPPRQIAIKSPAPGAPGQSPLQPFPRAEQRSFLRSSGTSQPHPGHGYLGEHSSVFQQPLDICHSFTPSQGGGREPLPAPYQHQLSEPCPPYPQQSFKQEYLDPLYEQAGQPGQPAVGQGGVNGHRYPGAGVVIKQEQMDLSYDSDVPGYASMYLHAEGFSGPSPGDGTMGYGCEKPLRPFPDDVCVVPEKFEGDIKQEGVGAFREGPPYQRRGALQLWQFLVALLDDPTNAHFIAWTGRGMEFKLIEPEEVARLWGIQKNRPAMNYDKLSRSLRYYYEKGIMQKVAGERYVYKFVCEPEALFSLAFPDNQRPTLKAEFDRPVSEEDTVPLSHLDESPAYLPELAGPAQPFGPKGGYSY; this is translated from the exons accAG CTCAGGTACCAGACAGTGATGAGCAGTTTGTTCCTGATTTCCATTCAGAAAACT TAGCTTTCCACAGCCCCACGACCAGGATCAAGAAGGAACCCCAGAGTCCCCACACAGAGCGGGCCCTGCCCTGCAGCAGGAAGCCGTCCCTCTCCTACCACCATGGCGAGCAGTGCCTTTATTCCAG TGCCTATGACCCCCCTAGACAAATCGCCATCAAGTCCCCCGCCCCTGGTGCCCCCGGACAGTCGCCCCTGCAACCCTTTCCCCGGGCAGAACAACGGAGTTTCCTGAGATCCTCTggcacctcccagccccaccctggccaTGGGTACCTCGGGGAGCATAG CTCTGTCTTCCAGCAGCCCCTGGATATCTGCCACTCCTTCACACCCTCTCAGGGAGGGGGCCGGGAACCTCTCCCAGCCCCCTACCAACACCAGCTGTCGGAACCCTGCCCACCCTACCCCCAGCAGAGCTTCAAGCAGGAATACCTTGATCCCCTGTATGAACAGGCCGGCCAGCCCGGCCAGCCGGCAGTGGGCCAGGGTGGAGTCAATGGGCACAGGTACCCAGGGGCGGGGGTAGTGATCAAACAGGAGCAGATGGACCTCTCCTACGACTCAG ATGTCCCTGGGTATGCTTCAATGTACCTTCACGCAGAGGGTTTCTCCGGGCCCTCTCCAGGTGACGGGACCATGG GCTATGGCTGTGAGAAACCTCTGCGACCATTCCCAGATGATGTCTGCGTCGTCCCTGAGAAATTTGAAG GAGACATCAAGCAGGAAGGGGTGGGAGCCTTCAGAGAGGGACCGCCCTACCAGCGCCGGGGTGCCTTGCAGCTGTGGCAGTTTCTGGTGGCCCTGCTGGATGACCCAACAAATGCCCACTTCATTGCCTGGACCGGCCGGGGGATGGAGTTCAAACTAATTGAGCCTGAGGAG GTCGCCAGGCTCTGGGGCATCCAGAAGAACCGGCCAGCCATGAATTACGACAAACTTAGCCGCTCACTCCGATACTACTACGAGAAAGGCATCATGCAGAAG GTGGCTGGCGAGCGTTACGTGTATAAGTTTGTGTGCGAGCCCGAGGCCCTCTTCTCCCTGGCCTTCCCGGACAATCAGCGTCCAACTCTCAAGGCTGAGTTTGACCGGCCCGTCAGTGAGGAGGACACAGTCCCTTTGTCCCACTTGGACGAGAGCCCCGCCTACCTCCCAGAGCTGGCTGGCCCCGCCCAGCCCTTTGGCCCCAAGGGTGGCTACTCCTACTAG
- the ETV4 gene encoding ETS translocation variant 4 isoform X4: protein MVPQGKLMDPGSLPPPDSEDLFQDLSHFQETWLAEAQVPDSDEQFVPDFHSENLAFHSPTTRIKKEPQSPHTERALPCSRKPSLSYHHGEQCLYSSAYDPPRQIAIKSPAPGAPGQSPLQPFPRAEQRSFLRSSGTSQPHPGHGYLGEHSSVFQQPLDICHSFTPSQGGGREPLPAPYQHQLSEPCPPYPQQSFKQEYLDPLYEQAGQPGQPAVGQGGVNGHRYPGAGVVIKQEQMDLSYDSDVPGYASMYLHAEGFSGPSPGDGTMGYGCEKPLRPFPDDVCVVPEKFEGDIKQEGVGAFREGPPYQRRGALQLWQFLVALLDDPTNAHFIAWTGRGMEFKLIEPEEVARLWGIQKNRPAMNYDKLSRSLRYYYEKGIMQKVAGERYVYKFVCEPEALFSLAFPDNQRPTLKAEFDRPVSEEDTVPLSHLDESPAYLPELAGPAQPFGPKGGYSY, encoded by the exons CTCAGGTACCAGACAGTGATGAGCAGTTTGTTCCTGATTTCCATTCAGAAAACT TAGCTTTCCACAGCCCCACGACCAGGATCAAGAAGGAACCCCAGAGTCCCCACACAGAGCGGGCCCTGCCCTGCAGCAGGAAGCCGTCCCTCTCCTACCACCATGGCGAGCAGTGCCTTTATTCCAG TGCCTATGACCCCCCTAGACAAATCGCCATCAAGTCCCCCGCCCCTGGTGCCCCCGGACAGTCGCCCCTGCAACCCTTTCCCCGGGCAGAACAACGGAGTTTCCTGAGATCCTCTggcacctcccagccccaccctggccaTGGGTACCTCGGGGAGCATAG CTCTGTCTTCCAGCAGCCCCTGGATATCTGCCACTCCTTCACACCCTCTCAGGGAGGGGGCCGGGAACCTCTCCCAGCCCCCTACCAACACCAGCTGTCGGAACCCTGCCCACCCTACCCCCAGCAGAGCTTCAAGCAGGAATACCTTGATCCCCTGTATGAACAGGCCGGCCAGCCCGGCCAGCCGGCAGTGGGCCAGGGTGGAGTCAATGGGCACAGGTACCCAGGGGCGGGGGTAGTGATCAAACAGGAGCAGATGGACCTCTCCTACGACTCAG ATGTCCCTGGGTATGCTTCAATGTACCTTCACGCAGAGGGTTTCTCCGGGCCCTCTCCAGGTGACGGGACCATGG GCTATGGCTGTGAGAAACCTCTGCGACCATTCCCAGATGATGTCTGCGTCGTCCCTGAGAAATTTGAAG GAGACATCAAGCAGGAAGGGGTGGGAGCCTTCAGAGAGGGACCGCCCTACCAGCGCCGGGGTGCCTTGCAGCTGTGGCAGTTTCTGGTGGCCCTGCTGGATGACCCAACAAATGCCCACTTCATTGCCTGGACCGGCCGGGGGATGGAGTTCAAACTAATTGAGCCTGAGGAG GTCGCCAGGCTCTGGGGCATCCAGAAGAACCGGCCAGCCATGAATTACGACAAACTTAGCCGCTCACTCCGATACTACTACGAGAAAGGCATCATGCAGAAG GTGGCTGGCGAGCGTTACGTGTATAAGTTTGTGTGCGAGCCCGAGGCCCTCTTCTCCCTGGCCTTCCCGGACAATCAGCGTCCAACTCTCAAGGCTGAGTTTGACCGGCCCGTCAGTGAGGAGGACACAGTCCCTTTGTCCCACTTGGACGAGAGCCCCGCCTACCTCCCAGAGCTGGCTGGCCCCGCCCAGCCCTTTGGCCCCAAGGGTGGCTACTCCTACTAG